A genomic segment from Nicotiana tabacum cultivar K326 chromosome 9, ASM71507v2, whole genome shotgun sequence encodes:
- the LOC107774470 gene encoding uncharacterized protein LOC107774470, whose product MAKDSCLARITAGVAVGGAVGGAVGAVYGTYEAIRYRVPGLMKIRYIGQTTLGSAAIFGLFLGAGSLIHCGKSY is encoded by the exons atggcaAAAGATAGTTGTCTAGCGAGAATAACTGCTGGGGTTGCTGTGGGCGGTGCAGTTGGTGGCGCTGTTG GTGCTGTTTATGGGACTTATGAGGCTATTAGATACAGG GTGCCTGGTCTTATGAAAATCAGATACATTGGACAAACAACTTTGGGCAGTGCAGCCATTTTTGGTCTCTTCTTGGGTGCTGGGAGCTTGATACACTGTGGAAAGTCTTACTAA